Proteins from one Octopus bimaculoides isolate UCB-OBI-ISO-001 chromosome 19, ASM119413v2, whole genome shotgun sequence genomic window:
- the LOC128250104 gene encoding uncharacterized protein LOC128250104 — MEGDRPKSLAEFKEIFNKCIDQYLTDTPTDCVISQEKAGRILKVLQNDPDFSDSEITSYVKQDKIQLKDFPLLRLQNVLCTVKKGRKTANRLNDDLFGRFRRVVLKEEFFDMIYKAHSQHGSRNHLGFEKTIFQLKRNYSHIPCEVVLKFMKMCPVCAGSVPEENISLFCLKYEDDIIPADTKCQQNPRKYIKKEKPKKGKKLSTTTRKTVRAKTKTTTATTARAKTKAKATSAKKTKATAKKTETTTRRAKRTLTSTTTTTTRETSSAHQPKANTNIKISSRIFGERPSQQDHDYVRTQHHLPITYSLAGPKNSSVPNFRDYSKNQRVHVLRASFFMAVGRVTIIDINELQTETAPSNQFTLVVHYVDLWSKYSIFWPLCKKDISELALGIAKNVFAYFGAPRQLIYNGCTMQAAEQLEEVLRVWSSQINVTTSILEDPLASSGPLHWRIFEDLKSLPQDSWESHLAKLQYLANTKFVKTHGRVTPYEAVFGHMPLTETFVSPVDTQSKTPTNGSMTNVRKKQRSSTGSKGPKASTASGSVPANVSSKTSNGANSGGVYEAQLDPLPSQPYPVACTINIANRSPRSLLPSTLTVLQQTTAPTPMSGNANLLIYASTTTIAVDVVSVLCVCVCVCRQTGGR; from the exons ATGGAGGGAGATCGACCGAAAAGCTTGGCCGAgttcaaagaaatattcaataaatgcATTGACCAGTATTTAACAGACACTCCCACTGACTGTGTCATCTCCCAAGAGAAAGCTGGACGCATCTTGAAAGTTCTTCAGAACGATCCAGACTTTTCAGACTCGGAAATCACGTCTTATGTGAAGCAGGACAAAATCCAACTCAAAGATTTCCCTTTGCTTCGATTACAGAATGTCTTGTGTACAGTGAAAAAGGGCCGGAAAACCGCAAATAGG CTCAACGATGACTTGTTCGGACGATTCCGGCGGGTTGTGCTCAAAGAAGAATTCTTTGACATGATCTACAAAGCACACAGCCAACATGGCAGCAGAAATCACCTAGGTTTTGAGAAGACAATATTTCAA TTGAAACGCAATTATTCACACATCCCCTGCGAGGTGGTGCTGAAGTTCATGAAGATGTGTCCAGTCTGCGCCGGTTCCGTGCCCGAAGAGAACATCTCCCTCTTCTGTCTGAAATACGAAGACGACATCATCCCCGCCGACACAAAGTGCCAACAGAATCCTAGAAAATACATCAAGAAAGAAAAACCGAAAAAGGGGAAGAAACTATCGACAACGACGAGGAAAACGGTTCGAGCGAAGACCAAAAccacgacagcaacaacagcgagAGCGAAAACAAAAGCGAAGGCCACGTCTGCGAAAAAGACAAAGGCGACGGCAAAAAAGACAGAGACAACAACACGAAGAGCAAAGAGGACATTAACGTCaacgacaaccacaacaacaagagAAACGAGTTCAGCTCATCAACCAAAAGCTAACACCAATATCAAAATAAGCAGTAGGATTTTTGGAGAGAGACCATCACAGCAAGACCACGACTATGTGCGCACCCAACATCATTTACCAATTACGTATTCACTGGCAGGACCCAAGAATAGCTCTGTACCGAATTTCAGAGATTATAGTAAGAACCAACGTGTGCACGTTTTAAGGGCAAGTTTCTTTATGGCTGTTGGCAGA GTAACCATCATTGATATCAATGAACTACAAACTGAAACAGCACCATCTAACCAGTTTACACTAGTGGTGCATTACGTTGACCTCTGGTCAAAGTACAGCATCTTCTGGCCATTGTGTAAGAAAGACATTAGTGAACTGGCACTGGGCATTGCCAAAAACGTATTCGCCTACTTCGGCGCTCCAAGACAGTTAATCTACAACGGCTGCACCATGCAGGCTGCCGAACAACTGGAAGAGGTGCTTCGTGTGTGGTCATCCCAAATTAATGTTACCACAAGTATTTTAGAAGATCCACTGGCATCATCAGGACCGTTACATTGGAGAATTTTTGAAGATCTGAAAAGTCTTCCGCAAGACTCATGGGAAAGTCATCTCGCAAAATTGCAAT ACTTAGCCAATACAAAGTTTGTGAAAACTCACGGTCGTGTCACACCATACGAGGCTGTATTTGGTCACATGCCCTTAACTGAAACATTTGTTAGTCCAGTTGATACACAGAGCA AGACCCCTACCAATGGGAGCATGACCAATGTCAGGAAAAAGCAACGAAGTTCTACTGGGAGCAAAGGACCAAAGGCCTCCACTGCCAGTGGCTCGGTTCCTGCTAACGTCAGCAGCAAAACTTCCAATGGTGCCAATTCGGGGGGAGTGTACGAAGCCCAACTAGACCCCCTCCCGTCGCAGCCTTATCCTGTTGCCTGCACCATCAACATTGCCAACAGAAGTCCAAGGTCTCTCCTGCCCAGCACGCTGACTGTGCTGCAGCAGACAACAGCGCCGACGCCCATGTCTGGTAACGCAAATCTGTTGATATACGcttctactactaccattgctgttgatgttgttagtgttttatgtgtgtgtgtgtgtgtgtgtagacagacaggcggtaggtag